The sequence GAATGCAAAGTGGAATTCCCCCGAGCCGCAGTTGGCATTTATTTAATTAGGAAGGTGATCATATGGGCTTTAGGATACGCAAAACCACGGTGCAGTCCGTCTGGATGCTGTGGGAAAAAGCTTTTTCGTTGCTTTCACATTTTCGGGGATCGTATACAGAGCACTTTGGCATATGCAGTGTGATGCTAAAAAAGCACAGAGGACAGGCCATTGTATGTCAGGACACTACTGTCATTAAAGAGGGAGAGTGGGTGGGTGAACTCCACCTCGATAATGGAAGTATCCTTAAGCTGATCCAATCCGAGGGTACGGATCGTGCAGCACTCCGAACCGCTCGCATGCTGCGTACATCCATGAAGCAAATCAATAAAGCCTTCGAGTCGCACTCTGAGTTTAGGCAGGTCAAAGCTTTACTGGGTATTACGCTGCTACATCGGGGATTGACGCACGGTCTTGGCTTTGAACAACAGATGATGAAGTCCGGTATCTTTGAACGTATCACTACCCTCTATCTTCGATTGCTGCTATCTGCCATGCATCCCGATGGGAGACAGAGGATTGGTCGGCGAACGGAACAACTGGTGCCTATGCTGCTGATTCATTCACGGTCCTCACTGAAAAATCGATTCTCACCCGAACAGAATTTGTCTGGAAAGTAAGGGATAGGGGGAGTTATGTTTACATATCTTGTAGGAGGAATACTGTGCATTGCCACTCTTTATATGTTTGCTCCAAGTTTGATTACAAGAATGACAGGCTTTGGAGTCTTTCGCAAAGGAACGGTAAAAAAACAGGTGGCCTTCACTTTTGATGATGGACCACATCCGCATTATACACCGAAATTACTGGATTTGTTGAAACTGCATCAAGTGAAGGCTACCTTTTTCGTGCTTGGATCGCAAGCTGAACAGAATCCCGAACTCATTCGAAGGATGGACCGGGAAGGCCATCAGATT comes from Paenibacillus sp. 19GGS1-52 and encodes:
- a CDS encoding polysaccharide deacetylase, producing MGFRIRKTTVQSVWMLWEKAFSLLSHFRGSYTEHFGICSVMLKKHRGQAIVCQDTTVIKEGEWVGELHLDNGSILKLIQSEGTDRAALRTARMLRTSMKQINKAFESHSEFRQVKALLGITLLHRGLTHGLGFEQQMMKSGIFERITTLYLRLLLSAMHPDGRQRIGRRTEQLVPMLLIHSRSSLKNRFSPEQNLSGK